A single region of the Jatrophihabitans sp. GAS493 genome encodes:
- a CDS encoding benzoate/H(+) symporter BenE family transporter: protein MTAPPDDPAGPPADNPPHDPSGDRFAPLSAGLVTALVGFTSSFTVVLAGLRAVGASQQQAASGLLILSLAMGLLGIGLSLRHRIPISIAWSTPGAALLGGTGHLAGGFATAVAGFLICGGLILVSGLFAPLRRLVEAVPSAIANALLAGVLLELCLAPVTTLVHNPGLTWPIIATWALLYRFARRWAVPAAMLVAIGAILVSAHQRGAKFGSFSPTLALTAPHFAPAAIPLGISLFVVTMASQNLPGVTVLQTFGYRAPLASVLRATGVGTMLCAVFGGQAVNLAAISAALCVGPDGGRDPNRRWRAAAVAGGAYIVLGLLAGVLASLVVVAPSGLVETVAGLALLATLANSLNVAMAEPTMREPAILTFLVTASGITVAKIGAPFWGLVAGMALLFVLTYKKGPPHPIGETAPSEAAIAD, encoded by the coding sequence ATGACCGCGCCCCCCGACGACCCGGCCGGCCCGCCAGCCGACAACCCACCCCACGACCCCAGCGGCGACCGATTCGCGCCGCTCAGCGCCGGTCTCGTCACCGCGCTGGTCGGCTTCACCAGTTCGTTCACGGTGGTGCTGGCCGGTCTGCGGGCGGTCGGAGCCTCGCAGCAGCAGGCCGCCTCCGGGCTGCTCATCCTGAGCTTGGCGATGGGGTTGCTCGGCATCGGCTTGAGCCTGCGGCACCGGATTCCGATCAGCATCGCATGGTCAACTCCCGGGGCCGCCCTCCTCGGGGGCACCGGTCACCTGGCCGGAGGGTTCGCAACCGCCGTCGCCGGCTTCCTCATCTGTGGCGGACTGATCCTCGTCAGCGGCCTCTTCGCCCCGCTGCGTCGGCTGGTCGAGGCCGTCCCCTCGGCGATCGCCAACGCCCTGCTGGCCGGAGTGCTGCTGGAGCTGTGCCTGGCCCCGGTGACCACTCTGGTCCACAACCCCGGGCTCACCTGGCCGATCATCGCCACCTGGGCACTGCTCTACCGCTTCGCCCGCCGCTGGGCGGTGCCGGCGGCGATGCTGGTGGCGATCGGCGCGATCCTGGTCTCAGCGCATCAGCGCGGGGCCAAGTTCGGCTCCTTCTCCCCCACGTTGGCGCTCACCGCACCACACTTCGCACCGGCGGCCATCCCGCTTGGAATCTCGCTCTTCGTGGTGACGATGGCCTCACAGAACCTGCCGGGAGTGACCGTGCTCCAGACGTTCGGCTACCGGGCGCCGCTGGCCTCGGTGCTGCGCGCCACCGGCGTCGGCACCATGCTCTGCGCCGTCTTCGGCGGGCAGGCGGTGAATCTGGCCGCGATCAGTGCCGCCCTCTGCGTAGGCCCGGACGGTGGGCGTGACCCGAACCGTCGCTGGCGAGCGGCGGCAGTCGCCGGCGGCGCCTACATCGTGCTCGGCCTGCTGGCGGGCGTGCTGGCCTCCCTGGTCGTGGTCGCACCGTCGGGACTGGTCGAGACAGTGGCCGGACTGGCTCTGCTGGCCACCCTGGCCAACTCGCTCAACGTCGCCATGGCCGAACCGACGATGCGAGAGCCGGCCATCCTCACCTTCCTGGTCACAGCCTCCGGAATCACTGTGGCGAAGATCGGCGCCCCCTTCTGGGGACTCGTCGCCGGGATGGCGCTGCTGTTCGTGCTGACGTACAAGAAGGGGCCGCCTCACCCGATTGGTGAGACGGCCCCCTCCGAAGCGGCTATCGCTGATTAG